The Veillonellales bacterium nucleotide sequence CGATTTTAGGATATCAATAATAACTTTAGCTTGGCCGCTTGCACCGTATAAATACATATTAACTTTTAATTTAAGATTTTATAGTTACTAGTTTACAGTTTACTGGCAACTGATTACTGCCAACTATTCCCTCTAAACGGTTCCATTGTTGTACTGACCTTAGAGTTTATCCCTTCTCGTTTGAATACCTTCATAAGTGTCAAAAAAAGAATTTTTACATCCAAATATACTGTTATATGGTCAACGTACCACACATCGTATTCAAATTTCTCCTGCCAGCTGATAGCATTGCGGCCGTTAACCTGAGCCCAACCGGTTATTCCAGGGCGGACTTCGTGCCGGCGACTCTGTTCTTTACTGTATAGCGAAAGATATTTTACCAGAAGAGGCCGGGGGCCTACCAGTGCCATATCCCCTTTTAATACGTTAACCAGCTGGGGTAACTCGTCCAGAGAGAGTGAACGGACTAACCGTCCAATTTTTGTTAACCTTTCGCTGTCGGGTAACAGAATGCCGTTCTCATCCCGCCGGTCGTTCATCGTCTTAAATTTGATCACCTTAAAAATCTTTTCGTCTTTTCCCGGCCGTTCCTGTAAAAAAAATACCCCCGCTCCCTTGTTGGCTATTG carries:
- a CDS encoding sugar transferase: FFDYFNKKLFMYIHFFKRLLDFMIALVGLIILSPLFLILWIVLSIANKGAGVFFLQERPGKDEKIFKVIKFKTMNDRRDENGILLPDSERLTKIGRLVRSLSLDELPQLVNVLKGDMALVGPRPLLVKYLSLYSKEQSRRHEVRPGITGWAQVNGRNAISWQEKFEYDVWYVDHITVYLDVKILFLTLMKVFKREGINSKVSTTMEPFRGNSWQ